A genomic region of Brevibacillus sp. JNUCC-41 contains the following coding sequences:
- a CDS encoding Na(+)/H(+) antiporter subunit B — MKQNDLILQTVTKVAAFVILLFAVAIFLGGHYSPGGGFVGGLMTSAAIVLLLLAFDIKTVTGILPIDYKLMIGSGLLISSLTVAGGLAFGVPLMTHVYHYVDLPLLGHISLHTAVLFDLGVYLVVVGVTMTIIQTIGESE, encoded by the coding sequence ATGAAGCAAAATGACCTAATTCTTCAAACGGTTACGAAAGTCGCCGCCTTTGTTATCCTGCTGTTCGCGGTTGCCATCTTTTTAGGCGGGCATTATTCGCCAGGAGGCGGGTTTGTCGGCGGTTTAATGACTTCAGCCGCCATAGTCCTGCTGTTGCTCGCTTTCGACATTAAGACCGTTACCGGCATCTTGCCGATTGACTATAAGTTAATGATCGGTTCAGGCTTGCTCATATCAAGCTTGACCGTAGCCGGTGGGCTGGCGTTTGGGGTGCCCCTCATGACACATGTTTATCATTATGTTGATTTACCGCTTCTTGGGCACATTTCGCTTCATACCGCGGTACTTTTTGATCTGGGTGTTTATCTTGTGGTTGTTGGTGTAACGATGACCATTATTCAAACGATAGGGGAGAGTGAATAA
- a CDS encoding Na(+)/H(+) antiporter subunit C, translated as MELLMAIVIGILFMCATYLMLSKSILRIIIGTGLLSHGAHLLILTMGGLKGGSVPLLSDEAASYVDPLPQALILTAIVISFGVTSFLLVLAYRTYQELGTDDMDEMRGTEANE; from the coding sequence ATGGAACTTTTAATGGCCATTGTCATTGGAATACTATTTATGTGTGCAACATATTTAATGCTTTCCAAAAGCATTTTAAGAATCATAATCGGTACTGGGCTGCTTAGTCACGGCGCCCACCTTTTGATATTGACGATGGGCGGTTTGAAAGGCGGTTCCGTTCCATTGCTGAGTGATGAAGCCGCATCCTATGTCGATCCGCTTCCGCAAGCGCTTATCTTGACGGCGATCGTCATCAGTTTCGGGGTCACATCATTTCTGCTGGTACTTGCATACCGGACCTACCAGGAACTCGGTACGGATGACATGGATGAAATGAGAGGTACGGAAGCGAATGAATAA
- a CDS encoding Na+/H+ antiporter subunit D, with product MNNLTFMPVLWPLFTGIFLIFFAKKIKLQRGISLFSSLIGIAISLYLVFTVHTQGILTLGVGSWDAPFGIVIVADMLSSLLVLTTNIIGLAILLYSFYSIGEERERHYYYPVFQFLLIGVNGAFLTGDLFNLFVFFEVMLMASYVLLVLGGTKIQLRESLKYIIVNVLSSSFFVIMVAYLYSVLGTLNMADISQKIAEVNQPGIVSVIAIGFLIVFGLKGAIFPLFQWLPGSYYAPPIPVMALFGALLTKVGIYSIFRTYTLMFYHDQDFTHTFLAILAILTIIIGVIGAIAYWDVKKIIIYNIIIAVGVILFGISVMNEQALSGSILYIIHDMLIKAALFLLVGIMIKISGSDDLRDMGGLIKQYPAVAWTFFIAAISLAGIPPFSGFAGKLLILQGAAEKGDYFGMAIVLLSSLMVLYSVMKIFMNGFWGTPKADYTLTNQTVNKMLVPAVILVIISVLFGVGIESIYPFISQAVDSLMNPEIYNKAVLKE from the coding sequence ATGAATAATCTAACTTTCATGCCTGTTTTATGGCCGCTTTTCACAGGCATCTTTCTCATTTTCTTTGCAAAAAAAATCAAACTCCAAAGAGGGATATCCCTTTTTTCTTCTCTAATAGGAATTGCGATTTCCCTTTATCTAGTGTTTACGGTCCATACTCAAGGGATCTTGACTTTAGGTGTCGGCAGCTGGGATGCGCCATTCGGGATCGTGATCGTCGCAGATATGCTTTCTTCGCTGCTCGTACTGACCACGAATATCATTGGATTGGCCATACTGCTTTACTCGTTTTATTCCATAGGGGAGGAACGTGAAAGACATTATTATTATCCTGTATTTCAATTTTTGCTGATTGGTGTAAACGGTGCCTTCCTTACGGGGGATCTTTTCAATCTATTCGTTTTCTTCGAAGTCATGCTGATGGCTTCCTACGTGCTGCTTGTACTGGGAGGGACGAAAATCCAGCTGAGGGAATCATTGAAGTATATCATCGTCAATGTGCTTTCTTCTTCCTTTTTCGTCATCATGGTGGCGTACCTTTATTCAGTTCTAGGAACATTGAACATGGCGGACATCAGCCAGAAGATAGCGGAAGTCAACCAGCCTGGAATCGTCTCGGTGATAGCGATTGGCTTTTTGATCGTATTCGGTTTGAAGGGAGCCATTTTCCCGCTCTTCCAATGGCTCCCTGGGTCCTATTATGCTCCGCCCATTCCCGTGATGGCCCTATTCGGGGCATTGCTGACAAAGGTCGGGATCTATTCCATTTTCAGGACCTATACACTCATGTTTTATCATGACCAGGATTTCACCCATACTTTCCTTGCGATACTTGCCATCTTGACCATCATCATCGGTGTCATTGGTGCGATAGCTTATTGGGATGTAAAAAAAATAATCATTTACAATATCATCATCGCTGTCGGGGTTATCCTGTTCGGCATCTCCGTCATGAATGAACAGGCTTTATCAGGCTCCATTCTATATATCATTCATGACATGCTGATCAAGGCTGCACTCTTCCTGCTGGTTGGCATCATGATCAAAATCAGCGGATCGGATGATTTGCGGGACATGGGCGGCTTGATCAAGCAATACCCGGCCGTTGCATGGACCTTCTTCATAGCTGCCATATCATTGGCGGGAATCCCGCCGTTCAGCGGTTTCGCCGGCAAGCTCCTGATTCTTCAGGGAGCTGCCGAAAAAGGGGACTACTTTGGAATGGCCATTGTCTTACTTTCAAGTTTGATGGTCCTATATTCCGTCATGAAAATATTCATGAATGGCTTTTGGGGAACTCCGAAAGCTGATTATACCTTAACTAATCAAACGGTTAATAAAATGCTGGTCCCTGCCGTCATTCTTGTGATCATTTCCGTTTTATTCGGAGTAGGGATTGAATCGATTTACCCATTCATTTCACAAGCTGTAGATTCATTAATGAATCCCGAAATCTATAACAAAGCGGTTTT